One window of Paenibacillus albicereus genomic DNA carries:
- a CDS encoding post-transcriptional regulator: MTEILPFGEHHAREASEDEIAAELFVLCESKAEEFRWIGYESVSGPDIWECVNARYAKSGEPPLHRLVNDILSLKPQQLMHHLTMSAWQNP; the protein is encoded by the coding sequence ATGACGGAAATTCTTCCCTTCGGGGAGCATCATGCACGCGAGGCGTCGGAGGACGAGATCGCGGCGGAGCTGTTCGTCCTGTGCGAGAGCAAGGCGGAGGAGTTCCGCTGGATCGGGTACGAATCGGTGTCCGGACCGGATATATGGGAGTGCGTGAACGCGAGATATGCGAAGAGCGGCGAGCCGCCGCTGCATCGGCTCGTCAACGACATCCTGTCGCTCAAGCCGCAGCAGCTGATGCATCATCTGACGATGAGCGCCTGGCAAAACCCCTGA